A genome region from Tenebrio molitor chromosome 4, icTenMoli1.1, whole genome shotgun sequence includes the following:
- the LOC138128218 gene encoding uncharacterized protein, which produces MQIATFTALGFKGSIDVAISATDVSEVILSAMFFLLTSPFKYNHMRIILDNFNKIDSVIAPILVKEMRTRSKFVQMFLIVFLPTMYVLDLLMWGNDSWPGVNNYFAFYVLNFVVNVHQLQYWNFVTLAHARILAINRFIKKSLSSNSF; this is translated from the coding sequence ATGCAAATAGCCACCTTCACCGCTTTGGGCTTCAAAGGTTCCATCGATGTTGCCATCTCGGCTACCGACGTCAGCGAAGTCATCTTAAGTGCTATGTTTTTCCTCCTCACCTCCCCCTTCAAATACAACCACATGCGGATCATACtagataattttaataaaatcgatTCGGTGATTGCACCGATTCTGGTGAAAGAAATGCGGACTCGATCGAAGTTTgtccaaatgtttttaatagtTTTCTTGCCGACTATGTACGTTCTTGACTTGCTGATGTGGGGAAATGACTCGTGGCCAGGTGTCAACAattattttgcattttatgTGCTCAACTTCGTCGTGAACGTGCACCAGTTGCAGTACTGGAATTTTGTAACGCTCGCTCATGCTCGCATTTTGGCCATCAACAGATTCATCAAGAAGAGTTTATCAAGTAACTCGTTCTGA
- the LOC138128219 gene encoding gustatory receptor for sugar taste 43a-like, with product MIGLCDDLDADRSIRMQNPNIKYIIFFDLGEIITTVFVGIVTAPFKLKYFWKILNGLGRMDLILAPHYSTVDERRRCLITIASTLTVISSILIYDVILWSLNTSQLSVFFQRFTTLYITYFLVFVQQIPFFFRQTDQEQNTRFELCPRIGSNHRSWAVWGYVNDMQIASFTALGFRGTIDVAISAIDIILIKSILVKEMRTRAKFLQMFLIVFLPTLYVLDLLMWGNDSWTGVNNYFAFYVLCFIVIVHELQYWYIKKSLSISEVSHTRISNIVRSYDCLSESINQINKCFSGSVAVIVFSCYLHLVTCPYDLFVILSSNESNALNFVYLLWVTLHVCRPFVIIEVCNKYQQENENTKSLVFQLSVCKLDESVKKRGIPRWQLKRDIKCAFLGEHVFLYSDQKKNYFFCFCHFQNKSKSYYLYCQFNLQLLDGSVTV from the exons ATGATTGGTCTTTGTGACGACCTGGACGCCGATCGCTCCATCAGAATGCAGAATCCAAACATCAAATACATTATATTCTTTGATTTGGGAGAAATCATCACGACAGTGTTTGTCGGGATTGTGACTGCACccttcaaattaaaatatttttggaaaatcttgAACGGTCTAGGACGAATGGACCTGATCCTTGCCCCTCACTATTCAACAGTTGACGAACGAAGGCGCTGCTTGATCACAATCGCGTCTACTTTGACAGTTATCAGTTCAATTCTGATTTATGACGTGATTCTGTGGAGTCTCAACACGTCACAACTCagtgtttttttccaaagatTCACCACACTCTACATCACgtattttctagttttcgtGCAACAAATACCCTTTTTTTTTCGCCAGACTGATCAGGAGCAGAATACAAGGTTTGAACTATGCCCTCGAATTGGGTCTAACCACC gtTCGTGGGCTGTTTGGGGATACGTCAACGACATGCAAATAGCTTCCTTCACAGCTTTGGGCTTCAGAGGCACCATCGATGTTGCCATCTCGGCCATAGAC ataattttaataaaatcgatTCTGGTGAAAGAAATGCGGACTCGAGCGAAGTTTCtccaaatgtttttaatagtTTTCTTGCCGACATTATACGTTCTTGATTTGCTGATGTGGGGAAACGACTCGTGGACAGGTGTCAACAattattttgcattttatgTGCTCTGCTTCATAGTGATCGTGCACGAGTTGCAGTACTGGTACATCAAGAAGAGTTTATCAA TTTCAGAGGTTTCGCACACCCGAATTTCGAATATTGTTCGAAGCTACGATTGCTTATCTGAATCCATCAACCAGATTAACAAGTGTTTCAGTGGTAGCGTTGCAGTCATAGTGTTCAGTTGTTATCTTCACCTGGTGACATGCCCTTACGACCTTTTTGTAATATTGAGCAGTAACGAGTCCAACGCCTTAAATTTTGTCTATCTTCTATGGGTTACTTTGCATGTTTGCAGACCCTTTGTGATTATTGaagtttgtaataaatatcaGCAAGAG AACGAAAATACTAAAAGTCTCGTTTTTCAATTATCGGTTTGCAAATTGGACGAAAGTGTGAAAAAAAGAGGTATTCCTCGATGGCAATTAAAACGTGACATTAAATGCGCATTTTTAGGTGAACACGTTTTTCTTTATAGtgaccaaaagaaaaactattttttctgcttttgCCATTTCCAAAATAAGTCGAAATCTTATTATCTCT ATTGCCAATTCAATCTGCAATTATTGGATGGTAGTGTTACAGTTTAG
- the LOC138128220 gene encoding uncharacterized protein: MQIASFTALGFRGTIDVAITAIDVHEIILSAMFFVITSPFKYNHIWIILDNFNKIDSVIAPILVKEMRTRSKFLQTFLIVFLPTLYVLDLLTWGNDSWTGVNNYFALYVLYSIVIVHELQYWYFVTLAHARILAINRVIKKSLSSNSF; the protein is encoded by the coding sequence ATGCAAATAGCTTCGTTCACAGCTTTGGGCTTCAGAGGCACCATCGATGTTGCCATCACGGCCATCGACGTCCACGAAATCATCTTAAGTGCCATGTTTTTCGTCATCACCTCCCCCTTCAAATACAACCACATCTGGATCATACtagataattttaataaaatcgatTCTGTGATTGCACCGATTCTGGTGAAAGAAATGCGGACTCGATCgaagtttcttcaaacgttttTAATAGTCTTCTTGCCGACTCTATACGTTCTTGATTTGCTGACGTGGGGAAACGACTCGTGGACTGGTGTCAACAATTATTTTGCACTTTATGTGCTCTACTCCATCGTGATCGTGCACGAGTTACAGTACTGGTATTTTGTGACGCTTGCTCATGCTCGCATTTTGGCCATCAACAGGGTCATCAAGAAGAGTTTATCAAGTAACTCGTTCTGA